The proteins below come from a single Plodia interpunctella isolate USDA-ARS_2022_Savannah chromosome 21, ilPloInte3.2, whole genome shotgun sequence genomic window:
- the LOC128679249 gene encoding cytochrome P450 6B5-like, with amino-acid sequence MIATVLALLCVTILLLYYLITRKYDYWEKRNIPYIKPVLLFGNYASYILLQRFIGYVSQSLCRKFPNAPYIGTFYGTEPALLVQDPEVIKLILVKDFYYFNGREITNYTHREPITTNMFFTYGDRWKVMRQNLNPLFSSAKMKNMFYLIEKCARQLEKMFDEEVKQSNILKVRSVMARYTMDCIGSCVFGIETKTMEKDADKNPFTVIGHDLFLETKIGGLKMIVRSIWPAVFYGLRLRNYTENISSFFHNLLTKVFAGRDYKPTTRNDFVDLLLNLYNDKYLTGDSIENMKGGNKKISLKVDDEMLVAQCSLFFAAGFETSSTTIHFTLHELAKNPEAQAKALEEVDEYLRRHDNKIEFDCINEMPYIEACIDEVLRLYPVLSLLTREVHKEYKLPCGAVLDKGVRVHLPVYHIQRHPDFFPDPDQFRPERFLGEEKRNIKQYSYFPFGEGPRICIGMRFSKMQMLPGIMTVLKKYRVELVDPAVDLDFFATTMVITPKKEIRLKFLEREGWEQRMY; translated from the exons ATGATTGCTACAGTGCTCGCTCTGCTATGTGTAACAATACTACTATTGTACTATCTTATAACAAGAAAATACGATTATTGGGAGAAACGAAACATACCCTACATCAAACCAGTACTACTTTTTGGAAATTACGCGTCATATATTCTTCTGCAGCGTTTTATTGGATATGTTAGTCAATCTTTATGCCGAAAGTTCCCGAATGCGCCTTACATCGGTACCTTTTACGGTACGGAACCAGCTCTTCTCGTACAAGACCCTGAGGTAATCAAACTCATCCTTGTCAAGGACTTCTATTATTTCAATGGCAGAGAAATCACCAACTACACTCACAGGGAACCCATCACTACCAACATGTTCTTCACTTACGGAGACAGGTGGAAAGTCATGAGACAAAACCTGAACCCCCTTTTCTCCTCGGCGAAAATGAAGAATATGTTCTATCTGATAGAGAAATGTGCACGGCAACTAGAAAAGATGTTTGATGAGGAAGTAAAGCAGAGTAATATATTGAAAGTGAGATCTGTAATGGCGAGGTATACTATGGATTGTATAGGGTCATGTGTATTTGGTATAGAGACAAAAACAATGGAGAAAGATGCAGACAAAAATCCATTCACGGTTATAGGTCACGATTTGTTTTTGGAGACCAAAATTGGAGGTCTTAAAATGATCGTCCGTTCTATTTGGCCAGCTGTATTTTACGGATTACGTCTGAGAAACTACACTGAGAATATAAGTTCTTTCTTTCACAATCTTCTCACAAAAGTTTTCGCGGGGCGAGACTATAAACCCACAACAAGGAATGATTTCGTTGATTTACTTCTTAATTTAtacaatgataaatatttgactGGCGATAGCATAGAGAACATGAAAGGGGGAAACAAGAAAATATCCTTGAAAGTTGACGATGAGATGTTAGTAGCCCAGTGTTCTTTGTTCTTTGCCGCTGGCTTCGAAACATCATCtacaacaatacattttactttACACGAGCTTGCCAAAAACCCAGAGGCTCAAGCCAAGGCCTTAGAAGAAGTAGATGAATATCTCAGACGccatgataataaaatagaattcgATTGTATAAACGAAATGCCATATATTGAAGCCTGTATTGATGAGGTGTTGCGTCTTTATCCTGTGTTGAGTCTATTAACGAGAGAAGTTCACAAGGAATATAAACTGCCATGTGGTGCAGTTCTGGACAAGGGCGTGAGAGTCCACTTACCTGTCTACCACATACAACGCCATCCAGATTTCTTCCCAGATCCTGACCAATTCCGACCAGAACGTTTCCTTGGCGAGGAGAAGCGCAATATAAAACAGTACAGCTATTTTCCATTCGGCGAAGGACCAAGGATTTGTATCG GGATGCGTTTCTCCAAAATGCAAATGCTGCCAGGGATAATGACAGTGCTGAAGAAGTACAGGGTGGAACTCGTGGACCCAGCAGTAGACCTGGACTTCTTCGCAACGACCATGGTCATCACTCCGAAGAAGGAGATCAGGCTGAAGTTTCTGGAGCGGGAAGGGTGGGAGCAGCgcatgtattaa
- the LOC128679250 gene encoding cytochrome P450 6B5-like, with the protein MITTVFTVLSFVFAAIYYASTWKFGYWKKRKVPYLDPVPLLGNYGSFITQRKFMGRLHQELCQQLPNVPYFGAFYGTEPTLVVQDPQVIKTVMTKDFYYFNSREIAKYTDKELVSQNLFFTYGDRWKVLRQNLTPIFTPAKMKNMFYLIDKCAHVFEGMLDYEFKKNNVQKVRPLMARFTMDCITACAFGADVGTMGHDSKNNRFTVMGEKIFMDSYWTNIKNVFRSIWPAIFYGLRLRNFPVDVIKSFTQFMKQVFVGRDYKPTKRNDFIDLILNWKKDNYITGDTVKNMKGEEKKVKLLVDDEMLVGQCSMFFAAGFETSATTLHYTLYELAKNPQAQQRVFEEIDSYLSRHNNKLEFECITEMPFTDACFDETLRLYPVLAVLTREVVEDYTLPCGAVIGEGVRVHIPVYHLHHNPDFFPDPEEYRPERFYGEEKKNIKPYSYLPFGEGPRLCIGMRFAKMQMLAGLITILKKYRVEVTQRPPKQMEFSPTSFVTQPKKRIELKFLEREGWQQRQYSPIQ; encoded by the exons atgaTTACCACGGTATTCACAGTTCTGTCTTTTGTCTTTGCTGCTATTTACTATGCGTCTACCTGGAAATTTGGTTATTGGAAGAAACGCAAAGTGCCTTATTTGGATCCCGTCCCGTTACTAGGGAATTATGGATCTTTCATCACCCAGAGAAAGTTCATGGGACGTCTGCATCAAGAGCTATGCCAACAGCTACCAAACGTACCGTATTTTGGCGCATTTTACGGCACGGAGCCGACTCTAGTGGTGCAGGATCCGCAGGTCATCAAGACAGTTATGACGAAAGACTTTTACTACTTCAACAGTCGGGAAATAGCTAAGTACACTGACAAAGAATTAGTCAGTCAAAATTTATTCTTCACTTACGGAGACCGGTGGAAAGTGCTCCGGCAAAACTTGACTCCTATCTTCACACCAGCCAAAATGAAGAACATGTTCTACTTGATAGACAAATGTGCTCATGTGTTCGAAGGCATGTTGGACTATGAATTTAAGAAGAATAATGTTCAAAAAGTAAGACCTCTTATGGCTAGATTCACCATGGACTGTATCACTGCATGTGCTTTCGGCGCCGACGTCGGCACTATGGGACATGACTCGAAGAATAATCGATTTACGGTAATGGGCGAGAAGATATTTATGGACTCTTATTGGACAAACATCAAGAATGTGTTTAGATCGATTTGGCCAGCTATATTTTACGGTCTAAGGTTGAGAAATTTCCCCGTAGATGTGATTAAATCCTTTACACAATTTATGAAGCAGGTGTTCGTCGGGCGCGACTACAAACCCACGAAGCGGAATGATTTCATCGACTTGATTTTGAATTGGAAAAAGGATAACTATATAACTGGAGATACAGTGAAAAACATGAAAGGAGAGGAGAAGAAAGTGAAGTTATTGGTTGATGATGAAATGCTAGTGGGTCAGTGCTCTATGTTCTTCGCCGCTGGATTCGAAACTTCAGCTACAACTTTACACTACACTCTATACGAGCTTGCTAAAAATCCTCAGGCTCAACAACGGGTATTTGAAGAAATAGATAGCTATCTGTCAAGACATAATAACAAACTTGAATTCGAATGTATCACAGAGATGCCGTTCACAGatgcttgttttgatgaaaCGCTTCGTCTGTACCCGGTTCTAGCAGTGTTGACTCGCGAAGTGGTCGAGGACTACACACTGCCGTGTGGAGCTGTCATAGGGGAAGGCGTCCGTGTTCATATACCGGTGTATCATCTGCACCATAACCCAGACTTCTTCCCCGATCCGGAGGAGTACCGCCCAGAAAGATTTTACGGCGAGgagaagaagaatataaaaCCTTATTCTTATTTACCATTTGGGGAGGGACCGCGCTTGTGTATAG GCATGCGTTTCGCGAAGATGCAAATGTTAGCCGGCTTAATAACAATCCTGAAGAAGTACAGAGTGGAAGTGACCCAAAGACCTCCTAAACAGATGGAGTTTTCTCCGACGTCTTTCGTCACGCAGCCGAAGAAAAGGATCGAGCTGAAATTCCTGGAAAGAGAGGGATGGCAGCAGAGGCAGTATAGTCCGATACAGTGA
- the LOC128679247 gene encoding cytochrome P450 6B2-like: MIFEVLTLLALILIVINYVSKRKFDYWKKRKIRYLDPVPILGNYGPYILQKKYIGQVAQDLCLKYRNVPYFGVFFGTEPTLMVHDPEFIKTVMTKDYYYFNSREIAEYTHYEMLTQNLFFTYGDRWKVLRQNLTPLFSSAKMKNMFYLIEKCAHMFQNMLDNELKVDDVQGVRPLMARFTMDCIGSCVFGIDTDTMSGNSRKNPFVMIGTVIFSDTSYRMFKTVARAIWPKLFYGSGLRSFPKEMDDFFNKLLTGVFAGREYKPTNRNDFVDLLLNWKKDNHIAGDSMQNAKGGNKKVNIPIDDDLLIGQCVLLFGAGYETSATTLQYTLYELAKNPQAQQRVIDEVDKYLQRNNNKLKYECITELPYIEACIDEALRLYPVLGVLTREVIEDYTLPCGAVIEKGVRVHVPVHHLHHHPDFFPDPEEYRPERFFGEEKRNIIPYTYMPFGEGPRLCLGMRFAKMQMFSGIVTLLKKYRVELAAGTPRALEFTPTTIVTQPKQLIKLKFIEREGWQQRLFR; the protein is encoded by the exons ATGATTTTCGAAGTGCTCACGCTACtagctttaattttaatagttattaACTATGTGTCCAAAAGAAAATTTGACTATTGGAAGAAGCGCAAAATACGGTACCTAGATCCTGTTCCGATTCTAGGGAACTACGGACCTTACATCCTACAAAAGAAGTATATAGGACAAGTGGCGCAAGATTTATGTTTGAAATACCGGAATGTACCGTATTTTGGAGTGTTTTTCGGCACGGAACCGACCCTCATGGTACATGACCCAGAGTTTATCAAAACAGTTATGACCAAAGATTACTATTATTTCAACAGCCGGGAAATTGCAGAGTACACACACTATGAAATGCTCACGCAAAATTTATTCTTCACTTACGGAGACCGGTGGAAAGTGCTCCGGCAAAACTTGACTCCCCTCTTCTCATCGGCGAAAATGAAGAACATGTTCTACTTGATAGAGAAATGTGCCCATATGTTCCAAAATATGTTGGATAATGAATTGAAAGTGGACGACGTCCAAGGAGTTAGACCCCTCATGGCAAGATTCACCATGGACTGCATTGGGTCTTGTGTTTTTGGCATCGACACGGATACTATGTCAGGGAACTCACGAAAAAACCCTTTCGTAATGATCGGAACAGTAATTTTCTCTGACACTAGTTACAGAATGTTCAAAACTGTGGCCAGGGCTATCTGGCCCAAACTGTTCTATGGATCGGGATTGAGAAGTTTCCCGAAGGAAATGGACGATTTCTTCAATAAACTATTGACAGGAGTGTTCGCGGGAAGAGAATATAAGCCTACAAATAGAAACGACTTCGTTGATCTTCTTCTTAATTGGAAAAAAGACAACCACATAGCTGGTGATAGCATGCAGAATGCAAAAggaggaaataaaaaagttaatattccGATTGACGACGACCTTTTAATAGGACAATGTGTGTTACTATTTGGTGCTGGTTACGAAACTTCTGCAACCACATTGCAGTACACTTTGTATGAACTTGCTAAGAATCCTCAAGCTCAACAACGAGTAATTGATGAAGTTGATAAATATCTTCAACGTAATAACAATAAGCTTAAGTATGAATGTATAACAGAGCTGCCGTATATTGAAGCATGTATAGATGAGGCTCTGCGTTTGTACCCGGTTCTTGGAGTGTTAACTCGCGAAGTGATCGAGGACTACACACTGCCGTGTGGGGCTGTCATAGAGAAAGGAGTCCGTGTTCATGTACCAGTACATCATCTGCATCATCATCCAGATTTCTTCCCTGACCCGGAAGAGTATAGACCTGAAAGATTTTTCGGCGAAGAAAAGAGAAATATTATACCCTATACTTATATGCCATTTGGTGAGGGACCGCGGTTGTGCTTAG GCATGCGTTTCGCGAAGATGCAGATGTTTTCCGGCATCGTGACGTTGCTGAAGAAGTACCGAGTGGAGCTGGCGGCGGGCACGCCTCGCGCGCTGGAGTTCACGCCGACCACCATAGTGACGCAGCCCAAACAGCTCATCAAGCTGAAGTTCATCGAGAGGGAAGGCTGGCAGCAGAGGCTGttcagataa